The sequence CTGGTACGTGTGATTGAAAGCCTGGTAGATGATGCCTTCTGCTCTGTTGAGTCGTTGTTCGGCCAGGCGTAAGCTGTCCACTGTTTTCTCATGCTGCGTTTCCATTACCAGAAAGAATGTCAAGACGGGTCTTATACCGGCTGACGTGTCTACTTCTGGCCTACCACCGGCGAAGCTGGCCGAGATGACGAAGGGCAGTTTTGCCGGCATGGTGCGGTAGTCGTAGACGGCGTTGGCGTGAGTCGGGACAAGTAGTTCTGTCAGGATGCGGCAGATTTCTGCCAGGGTTTCGTTAATTATTGATTCCATAGTGCATCAATGTCGGCGTCTAGCATCAACATGCCTTCGGCAAGAATCTGGTCGCCTCTGTCTTCAAGCGTTTCGCGCCACCAGGGATTTGGTGTGCCCAGCCGCCAAACGCGCCGATCTCATGGACCTCTTCGCCGTAGAAGGCGGGGAACCCGCCAAAGACGGGGTTTTGCACGTTTTGGTCAATGAAGAGCAGCCCTTCGTGGCCTTCGGCCACGCCTCGGTGGGCGCTGGCGAGGGTTCCGGTTAGCACTGGTGCGGCGTCTATTAGCTCTAGCGTTAGTTCGCGCACGATCCAGGCAACTGTACGATTGACGACGGGGCCGTCTTGGGCCAGGGCGGAGAGCATTTGGTGGTTGTCACGGCGCAGCTTCCAAAGCTGGCTCATGACTTCTGCAAACTCAGCCGTCAGCCACATCAGGCTTCTTCCTCCAGGTGGATTTCCAGGTAAATGGGTCGTCCGGCCGGGTGTGGGGTGACAGCATGGATGCGGTAATCTCCGTCCAGGAGGAAGCGCATGTTCGTTGCGATCCCATTAGCCGGCTCAGTGTAGACCACGTAAGCGCGGACGACATCGCCCATGCGGGCGCGTTCTTTATCCTGGTCTTCCATTGCTTGCACATGGGTGCAGCGCAGAGAGGAGACAACGGTCTGCCGTTGGCTGCTGTTGGTGGCCGTTGCGGGCACTTGGGCAACTTCGGCAATGCGCCGCCAGGCGCGATTTAGGCTTCGCCGCTGTTGGATTCGTGTCATGGTACACTCTGAAACGGCACGCTGCCGCTGAATGGATAGCGGATGCCGGTGTTGTTGGGGTAGCCATACAGTTGTCTTAGGCGTCGAGCCTCGGCGCTGTAGTAGTCTGCGGCTTTCAGCGTTTCGTCAGATGGTCCCAACCGCGAAGCGGTTGGGAAGCGGGCGTAGGCGCGTGCGAGAATCTCGCAGCATCGCGCCGTGAAACGGCCGAGATGCTGGCTTTCGTCATGGTAGAGATACGTCAGGTGATCATCTCCAAAGTTTTCGCCCAGGGGGAAAACTCCATCCGGTGATTCCTTGTTGTCTTGAACCTCGTTGCGTAGCTGGTTGATTAACTCGGTTGCGCCTTCGCCGTAAGTAAACATACTGACTCCTAGCTGATGGTGTGAATCACCGCCAGGGCTTCCGGTTCGGTGATGACTGGCAGGGCTGTTTGCCAGCCTTCAGCCTCGATGCGCGGGGGTTTGTTGGTGTATGCTTCAGCCCGGATGACACGGCCGTTGGCTGATTGCCCTACACCCCGGCCGATGGCCGTGTAACCCAATGTGTCGTAGATGGTGTTGGCCTGGTCGCCCAGGTCAATTTCTTCCGACTGGCCGGTGGTGCAGGCGAAGACCATTGTGCCTGCAGGCAGGAAAAATTCGGTGCCGCTTTGTGTGGTGTATTGCTGATCATACAACTCGATGGCCGGCAGGCCATCGGCCTGCAAAGCGCCATTGATGGCGTCGTGCGAAGCACGGCCAACTGCGCTGGTGATCTGCCCGTCTTCGTTGACAACGGCTACGCCTACACGGGTCTTTACTTTGGGGTTTTGTGCCATGATGCTGAGGACGTTGCGGCGGGTGATAATGCGGTTGACGGTGTAGCCTTTGCTGGCCAAGAGGTCTACGCGGGCGTGGATGTCTGCGAATGGGTCGGTTGTGATTTCCGACCAGGCAGCGGATGCCGCTGCTCGATGGCCGGCTGGATTTGAGTAGACAACTGTTTCGCTCAGTTTGTTGTCGCCGGTGCGGACGATTTGGGCGTTGACGATGGCTTGCCAGCGTTGCGCCTCCAGCAGTTCGACCAGAGCCAGGTTAACGGTTGTGTCCAGCCAGTTCGTGATCGAAGCAATGGCTTGCATTGACCGATTGCCCTGGAGGATGCTTAACAGCGTGTCGTATTTCTGGCCGGTAAATTCGCGGGCGATGTCGCTTTCGGCCAACTCTACCCAAAAGCTACCTACCAAGTCTCCTTCTTTTTTCTGGGTAGGGCTGTAGCGTGTGCCAGAGTTGGCTACGACTGTCCGGTAGCGGATATTTTCTTCTCGGTAAGCATTGCCGGGGATGTCAGTCCGTTCTGGCAGGAGGGTTGCTCCGAGGTATTGGCGGCGTGGCCGGCCGAATTGAGCGGCCGGGTTGCGGGCGATTTGTTCAAATCCGTTATTTTGGCGGATTTCGTTCAGCAAGGTGATCAAGTCCATTTTTCATGCTCCTTGTGGGGATAGGTAGGCTCTTAGTCCGCGCCGATGGTGGTTGCGTATGCGGCGCGGAGCTTGGTCAGCAGATTTGCGTCTATTGTGGCGTAGCCAGGCAAGAAATTTTCTTTGACCACGCTTCCATGTCGGTAGAGTACGATGTCCGGGTTGCGGTCGGCGTCAGGAACGTCAAAGGCTACCAGGTAGATTTCGTCATCGGTGTGGAGGGCTGGCCCGAAGTTTGTGCCGGCAGCGCGTTCGGCGAAGGTACGGCCAACGGCCGTGCCGCTCAAAATGATCTTGCGACCTACGCCTTTGTAGACGGCCGTGTCTCCGCTGACGAGAGCCGTGGGGATGGCGCGAACCATCAAGACCGTAGCTCCGGCAACGGCAGCGGCTGTCAGCACAGCCAGTTTCTTCTCGCCAAAGTCCAGCACTGTGCCGGCAGGGATGGGGCCGCTTACGGCGTCTACGGGAACGGATGTGGCGTTGGCAGAAGCGCCGGCCGCGCCTACGATGACGGCAACGGCATCGTAAGCGTTGAATTGGGCAGCGTCCACACGCGCTCCACCTGGTATCAGGTGGTCAGGATTCAAAAAATCACCTGCCCACCGAGGTGCAGTGATTTGGTTCATTGTTCTAGTTAATTGAGCCATTTAGTTATTTCTCCTTCGGGATTGCATAATGACGGTTTAATTCAGCCTGCACTGCGTTTCCATTTGGCAACGGGCTACCAATCGTTTGTTTCGGGAATGCCAGGCTTTGCGGTTTGTTTTCCAGCGCTGGCAGGAAGTCGGGCCAATTCTTTTGCACGTATTCTGGCAGGGGGGTGGCCTGGTTTTCGCCTGTGACGACGTAGGCGGTTTGTCCGCCGCCTTCGACGTTGGGACGCAGTTCTAATGTCAGATTGTTCGCCAGGGTTTGCAGCACAGATACCTTGTATTCGTGCGCCTCGGCTGCGTCGCGCAGCACGTAACTACGTTGCAATGTAGCGATGTCCTCAGGCGTGCCAAGCGCCTGGTAGCGTGTCCAGGCGTTCACCAGTTCGCCACTTAGCACCACTGATCCATCGGTTGGCACTTGCTGCTGAAGCTGCACCATTTGGTTTTGCATCTCCAAAACTCTGGTCTGCAAGTCTCTGGCCTCGCTTCGGGCTGCGTGGTTGTCGTTGTACAGTAACCAGGCGACGCGCTGCGCGTCATTGGCATTGCGGTCGAGCAGGCTTTGAAAGGCTGCTTGCGGGTCTGGCTGCTGCGCCGGTGCTTGCTGCGCGGGCTGCTGCGCCGGTGTATTGTTTGCGCTGGGGTTGCCCGGATCGCTGTGAGGACTGAGATAAAAACGTCGCATGTTTCGCATGATATTCACCTGTTCCTTGAACGGGGTTGTGTGGGGCTGGCCCTTGGCCTGGCCGAAATAAAAAACGGCGCTGACAACGATCCTTGATCGTCATCAGCGCCGTGTTTCTAATGGTCCGGGCGCGTCGTCGGTGAGGGTAAGCTCATCGGCCGCGTTTAGGTTGTTGAGCAGATTCTAGCATGAAGAAACTGGCAGACGCAAGCGGCTATTGGTGGCAGGATTGGGTGCCGGCGCGCTCAGGTTTGCCACTATCCCGGAGGGATGCCGGTTTCGGCGTACTGCAAGATGTCTTGAAAAAACTTCTTCAAGGCATGGCGCACCTGGTCGGCGCGTGGATTCTCACAGGTAAAGTTAGCGCCCAGGTAAGCCCATTGCGCGTCGCATATGGTGGCGAAAGCGTCCAGATCGGCGTTTGTTATGCTGCCTCTCTTGCCGCCAAAGTTGATGATAAAGACCAATGGGGGGTCGAGATCCGCCATCTAAAATTGCCCAAGAATGATAGTACATGCTACCGGAGTATGAACTAGTCTTTGCTGACCTCTGGGTCTCCATAAGGTTGCAGGATTTGCCATACTAAGCGCCCTTTTTCGCCGCGTGTAAGGCGAATAACGTATTCACCGGCCGGTAAATTGGCTATACGTTTCGCCAGGCTGATAGCTGATTTTGGCAGGGAGCTGCTGTGCAGGTCACAGGCTTGTATCGTCGTCATTGCTGGCAAGTTGCTCTCCTTCGTCTTCGATGCGCTGTTTTTCTGCTGCTGGATCGGAAATGCCGATCTTAGACATGGCTGTCTCGCGGCTCAAGAGTTTAGCTTGATAGGACTGCACAGCTTGGCTAATTTCATCACTGGTAACAATGCCCAGGTCTAGCTGGCAATCCACGGGAAACGGCTAATGCTTCGTAGCGACCGGGTAGGCCTGACAGCACAGCCGTCAGTGCTAACACGGTTTCCAACAACCAGATAAGCGCCTTGTCGGTTTCCGGTTTGGTTTCCAACAAGGATTTCTTGAAGGCGTCTCGCGCCTGGCTGCGGCTTTCGCCGCTGATGTTGCCTTGCTTGGAAAGCAGGGTGTGAAGCTGCCCGCATTGTTCCAGGATGGTTGCATGGTAATGTTCGGCTGTGTTGGTAAATGCGTCTGGGTTGGTTGGTTCGCGGAAGAGTGCCGTTGGTGTGGCGTAAGTACGTGTACCATCGGCCCGCATTTCTTCCATTCCAGAGAGGAAAGTGGTCATGCCTGGCCCAATTTCCAAAGGTGTGGGCTTGAAATCTTCCGTGCCTGTTTGGTCGTTCTTCTCCCAAACGCCGGGCGGTTGAGCGTTCAGGAAGACGCGCTCCAGGAAGCCACCCGCGTCGAGGTTCTTGCTGGTCATCGTTTCGGCTTTGTTGAGCGCCTTTTGCGCGGCGCGAATTTGTTGGGTGATGAATAACGGCCGTTCGATTTCATAGTGCAGTAATCGCCGTCCCAGCGGCAATGGGATGCCGGATTCGACACCGGTTTCGTCCAGGATGAGCAGGATGGTATTGCCGTCTGGAGCGATGTAGCTCAGTTCAGCTTTTTGTTCGTCGTCATCGAGGTAGGTGTAGAGGCCAACGGCCGTCATGGTGTTCTTGTCCACAAACACGGTTACGTGTCGCGGATCTGGGTTGTGGACGAAAATCTGGTTGATAGCGAGTTCCGCAGGCAAAATCGCTAGATGATGCTGACTGGCTGTTTCTTTATCCGCTTTATCCTGGACATCTTTAAGTTGTTCTGGGACGGCGACAAAGAGACGCAGCCCACCCCTCGTGGTGAGTAAAGCGTGTTTTGTGGCCAAGTTCACTGTTTCCATCGGGGAACATAGCTTAGTTGCCTCGCTCAACGCCCGCATAGCATAACCCTTTTGGTTTGCCAGCCAGGTCGTAAGCAAGTCCTGGGCCTCTTTCGCCAGAGCCTCATCGCCGCCCGTAATTGTCCATCGGGGCGGGTTACCTAGCACACCAGCGACGTGTTGGTTCACGGCCTGAGCGATGCTGTTACGAGACACAA comes from Candidatus Leptovillus gracilis and encodes:
- a CDS encoding major capsid protein; this translates as MDLITLLNEIRQNNGFEQIARNPAAQFGRPRRQYLGATLLPERTDIPGNAYREENIRYRTVVANSGTRYSPTQKKEGDLVGSFWVELAESDIAREFTGQKYDTLLSILQGNRSMQAIASITNWLDTTVNLALVELLEAQRWQAIVNAQIVRTGDNKLSETVVYSNPAGHRAAASAAWSEITTDPFADIHARVDLLASKGYTVNRIITRRNVLSIMAQNPKVKTRVGVAVVNEDGQITSAVGRASHDAINGALQADGLPAIELYDQQYTTQSGTEFFLPAGTMVFACTTGQSEEIDLGDQANTIYDTLGYTAIGRGVGQSANGRVIRAEAYTNKPPRIEAEGWQTALPVITEPEALAVIHTIS